A genomic stretch from Petrimonas mucosa includes:
- a CDS encoding IS4 family transposase, whose translation MSKGKTKNLVGQPIFKQIVKMLPREQFDLLVQQCGSDRYYKTFFSWDQLIVMLFGIFSRCDSMGEVCDSMRALEGKLNYLNMDCSPAKSTAGDALRDRSEELFKLYYFALIAYFRPLLSVSRKKDVSFEEFYAFDSSTFTLFSEVMKGVGRNRKDDGKKKGGLKVHMLTDIHADTAVFATISEAKMHDKKFLAHLNPAKGSMLVFDKAYNFYQQFADWTREGVNFVCRLKDNAKAQLQEVLFEKNLTKEEFGVYKIGHIHLEYKREKKPETLCLRLVYYKDEKGRKYKFITNNWEITPEEVALIYKYRWTIELTFKKLKQNFQLHFFYSETENGIKTQIWCTLIAHLLLNVVRVLSESKKAFSTIAALIRIHLISHLNLTWVVTEGRRAYTKRTKSRNKSPANVQMSLF comes from the coding sequence ATGAGCAAAGGTAAGACAAAAAATTTAGTCGGTCAGCCGATTTTTAAACAAATTGTAAAAATGCTGCCACGCGAGCAGTTTGACTTATTGGTACAACAATGCGGTAGCGACCGTTATTATAAAACCTTTTTTTCATGGGATCAGCTAATTGTCATGCTATTCGGGATATTTTCACGCTGCGATTCGATGGGCGAAGTGTGCGACAGCATGCGAGCTTTGGAAGGCAAATTGAATTACCTGAATATGGACTGTTCGCCGGCTAAAAGCACTGCAGGCGATGCTTTGCGCGACAGAAGCGAAGAGCTTTTCAAGCTTTATTATTTTGCATTGATAGCTTATTTTCGTCCGCTTTTGTCGGTCAGCCGAAAAAAAGATGTGAGTTTTGAAGAATTCTACGCCTTTGATTCAAGCACATTCACTCTGTTTTCGGAAGTCATGAAGGGTGTTGGGCGCAACCGTAAAGATGACGGCAAGAAAAAAGGCGGGCTAAAAGTGCATATGCTGACCGACATACACGCCGACACGGCGGTTTTTGCCACTATCAGCGAAGCCAAAATGCATGACAAAAAGTTTCTGGCACATCTAAATCCGGCAAAAGGCAGTATGTTGGTTTTCGATAAAGCCTACAACTTTTATCAGCAGTTTGCCGATTGGACAAGGGAGGGCGTAAATTTCGTCTGCCGCCTGAAAGATAATGCCAAAGCCCAATTACAGGAGGTTCTTTTTGAAAAAAATCTCACAAAAGAAGAATTTGGCGTTTATAAGATAGGACACATTCATTTGGAGTATAAGCGAGAGAAGAAACCCGAAACGCTATGTCTTCGCTTGGTTTACTACAAAGACGAAAAAGGCAGAAAGTACAAGTTTATCACCAACAATTGGGAAATAACGCCCGAAGAGGTGGCTTTGATTTATAAATACCGCTGGACGATAGAGTTGACGTTCAAGAAACTGAAACAAAACTTTCAGTTGCATTTCTTTTACTCAGAAACAGAGAACGGAATAAAAACGCAAATCTGGTGTACGCTGATTGCACACTTGCTGTTGAACGTTGTAAGGGTTTTGTCCGAAAGCAAAAAAGCGTTTTCAACCATTGCTGCTTTGATCAGGATACACCTAATAAGCCATTTGAACTTAACATGGGTAGTAACCGAAGGACGCAGAGCCTACACTAAACGCACAAAAAGTAGAAATAAAAGTCCAGCAAACGTGCAGATGTCGTTGTTCTAA
- a CDS encoding alpha-L-rhamnosidase-related protein codes for MLRQRFTLLMICMLVACCKVAAQEVLSPHGLTVNMLQNTDQAFLNGYLADTPLEKAMLYRENWQFAEISTKRPVFGWRFGSDQENSYQTAYRILVASTLELLESEKGDMWDTGKIESDHSLHILYEGKELTPGAVYFWKVKTWDNHGRESDFSKTARFKMADKLVNYATDRYPIQREDNYPVRFEKLNGNSYFADFGKDAFGRLRINLYSDNDADSVIIHLGEAVKEGRIDRSPGGTIRYSRYTVKPRKGWNTYLIVIRPDKRNTGPQAVLMPEYIGEVTPFRYCEIENYSHPLQEKDVVRESASYPFNEHDSHFHSSDTVLNQVWEICKYSIKATSFLGVYIDGDRERISYEGDAVINQLSHYSVAREYNMARYSHEYLIHHPTWPTEWILQSVLMAWEDYMYTGNRQSMEHHYADLKAKTLTTLADKNGFISTTTGKVTPEVLESIHFKGQLRDIVDWPHTGILGLEKEEGGETDGFVFTDVNTVVNAFHYRALTLMAQIAEALGKGNDQKFYQERADLLKRSFNTYLFDRKRGVYVDGIGTNHASLHANMFPLAFGLVPEKHRQSVVDFIRSRGMACSVYGSQFLLDGIYDAHDAEYGLKLLTSTAERSWYNMIRVGSTITLEAWDNKYKPNQDWNHAWGAAPANLIPRKLMGIEPMEPGFRKIRIKPQPGELGHAEIKHPTIRGDVTVGFVNQPNRSFQLEVELPANTTANIYLPFYSGKQTVRMDGKTVTYKREGNFSVIENVGSGKHRFSVER; via the coding sequence ATGTTACGACAACGATTTACATTATTGATGATCTGCATGCTTGTTGCCTGCTGCAAGGTGGCCGCGCAAGAAGTACTTTCACCACATGGCTTAACGGTGAATATGCTACAGAACACAGACCAGGCTTTCCTGAATGGATATCTGGCAGATACTCCACTGGAGAAGGCAATGCTCTATCGGGAAAACTGGCAGTTTGCCGAGATATCTACCAAGCGACCGGTCTTCGGATGGAGGTTCGGTTCAGATCAGGAGAACAGCTATCAGACGGCCTACCGCATACTGGTAGCTTCTACCCTGGAGTTGTTGGAGAGTGAGAAGGGCGACATGTGGGACACCGGCAAGATTGAGAGCGACCACTCTCTCCACATCTTGTACGAGGGAAAAGAGCTCACGCCCGGAGCGGTCTACTTCTGGAAAGTTAAGACCTGGGACAACCACGGTAGGGAGTCGGATTTCTCAAAAACGGCACGGTTCAAGATGGCCGACAAGCTGGTCAACTACGCAACTGACAGGTATCCTATCCAGAGAGAGGACAACTATCCGGTTCGTTTTGAAAAGTTGAATGGAAACAGCTATTTTGCAGATTTCGGAAAGGACGCCTTTGGAAGGCTGCGAATCAACCTCTACTCCGACAATGATGCCGACAGCGTGATTATCCATTTGGGTGAAGCGGTGAAAGAGGGTCGGATCGACCGGTCGCCAGGTGGCACAATCCGTTACTCACGCTATACGGTCAAACCCCGGAAAGGGTGGAACACCTATCTGATCGTGATTCGTCCCGACAAGCGGAATACCGGTCCCCAGGCCGTCCTGATGCCCGAGTATATCGGCGAGGTTACCCCGTTCCGATACTGTGAAATTGAGAACTACTCCCATCCCCTGCAAGAGAAGGACGTGGTGCGGGAGAGCGCCTCTTATCCCTTCAATGAGCACGACTCCCACTTCCATAGTTCCGATACGGTACTGAACCAGGTGTGGGAGATCTGCAAATACTCCATTAAGGCGACCTCATTCCTGGGGGTTTACATCGATGGCGACAGGGAGAGGATCTCTTACGAGGGTGATGCGGTAATCAATCAGCTGTCTCACTATAGCGTGGCTCGAGAGTATAACATGGCCCGATACTCCCACGAGTATCTGATCCACCACCCCACCTGGCCCACCGAATGGATCCTGCAATCGGTACTGATGGCGTGGGAAGACTACATGTATACCGGGAACAGGCAATCGATGGAGCACCATTATGCCGATCTCAAGGCCAAGACATTGACGACACTTGCGGACAAGAACGGATTTATCAGTACAACCACCGGAAAGGTTACCCCCGAAGTTCTGGAATCGATCCATTTCAAGGGACAGCTGCGGGATATTGTCGACTGGCCACATACCGGCATCCTGGGACTAGAAAAGGAGGAAGGGGGTGAAACCGACGGTTTTGTCTTTACAGATGTGAATACCGTGGTCAATGCCTTCCACTACCGGGCATTAACACTGATGGCGCAGATTGCGGAAGCCCTGGGCAAAGGCAACGACCAGAAATTCTATCAAGAACGGGCCGACCTGCTCAAACGCTCTTTCAACACCTATCTTTTTGACAGGAAGAGAGGGGTCTATGTAGACGGTATCGGCACCAACCATGCTTCGCTCCATGCAAACATGTTTCCGCTCGCATTCGGACTCGTTCCTGAAAAGCATCGCCAGAGCGTGGTCGATTTTATCCGTTCGCGCGGGATGGCATGCAGTGTATACGGATCGCAGTTCCTGCTCGACGGCATTTATGATGCCCACGATGCGGAGTATGGACTGAAACTGCTCACCTCGACAGCCGAGAGAAGCTGGTACAACATGATCCGTGTGGGCTCAACCATCACATTGGAGGCATGGGACAACAAATATAAGCCCAACCAGGACTGGAACCACGCATGGGGAGCCGCGCCTGCCAACCTGATTCCCCGCAAACTGATGGGGATAGAACCGATGGAGCCCGGATTCAGGAAAATCAGGATCAAGCCCCAACCCGGCGAACTCGGTCACGCCGAGATAAAACATCCCACCATCAGGGGTGATGTTACGGTAGGGTTCGTCAACCAGCCCAACCGGTCGTTTCAGCTCGAGGTGGAGCTCCCGGCCAATACCACGGCCAACATCTACTTGCCTTTCTATTCGGGAAAACAGACAGTGCGCATGGATGGCAAAACCGTAACATACAAAAGGGAAGGAAACTTCTCGGTCATTGAAAATGTAGGTTCTGGAAAGCACCGTTTCTCGGTTGAGAGATAA
- a CDS encoding RNA polymerase sigma factor, which translates to MNAQQFQHQILCYSDKLYRMARSVLKDESLSKDAYQELMVRLWEKRIDLEAVKNRQAFLFTSMRNLCIDLLRKQQPNGEIPKNMPYSEPCPHQLAEEADMVNMISRMIDMLPEMQRTIIRMKDVEEMETAEIAEILSLTENAVTVNLSRARKKLREMILTHQKQERVLYEQQYR; encoded by the coding sequence ATGAACGCTCAGCAATTTCAACATCAGATCCTGTGCTATTCCGATAAACTGTACCGGATGGCACGCTCGGTACTAAAGGACGAAAGCCTCTCGAAGGATGCCTACCAGGAGTTGATGGTACGGTTATGGGAAAAACGGATAGATCTGGAGGCAGTGAAAAACCGGCAGGCCTTTCTGTTCACATCGATGCGAAACCTCTGTATCGATCTGCTGCGAAAGCAACAACCTAACGGGGAGATCCCCAAAAACATGCCATATTCCGAACCCTGCCCCCATCAACTTGCGGAAGAGGCCGACATGGTGAATATGATCAGTAGAATGATTGACATGTTACCCGAGATGCAACGAACCATAATCAGGATGAAGGATGTTGAAGAGATGGAGACTGCAGAAATTGCAGAGATTTTGTCATTGACAGAGAACGCGGTTACCGTAAACTTGTCGCGAGCCCGAAAAAAGCTTCGCGAGATGATTCTAACCCACCAAAAACAGGAGAGAGTGCTATATGAACAACAATATCGATAA
- the smpB gene encoding SsrA-binding protein SmpB, which yields MKQTPINIKNKRATFDYELLDTYTAGIVLTGTEIKSIRLGKASLVDTYCLFERGELWVRNMHIAEYFYGTYNNHAARRDRKLLLNKSELRKLLRATKETGFTIVPVRLFINEKGLAKLVIAVAKGKKQYDKRQSLKEKEDKRSMDRMFKK from the coding sequence ATGAAACAAACACCCATAAATATAAAGAATAAGCGAGCCACGTTCGATTACGAACTGCTGGATACCTATACCGCAGGTATTGTACTTACCGGGACCGAAATAAAATCGATCCGCCTGGGCAAGGCCAGCCTGGTGGATACCTATTGCCTCTTTGAAAGAGGCGAACTCTGGGTAAGGAACATGCATATCGCCGAATACTTCTACGGAACCTACAACAATCACGCGGCACGGCGAGACCGGAAACTGTTATTGAACAAGAGCGAGTTGAGGAAGCTTCTCCGTGCCACCAAGGAGACCGGATTTACCATCGTCCCGGTACGTCTGTTCATCAACGAGAAGGGACTGGCAAAACTGGTCATTGCCGTTGCCAAAGGTAAAAAACAGTACGATAAGCGGCAATCGCTGAAGGAAAAAGAGGATAAGCGATCAATGGACAGGATGTTTAAGAAATGA
- a CDS encoding DUF4252 domain-containing protein, producing MKKILSITLMMLAFAAGTSAQQLEKLFEKYMEDERFNYVYQKKPGMVERLNDAGSPDLWVFEKSNASLGRRMLTLNGGEKSLEESFTREVETALKADKYEQVSIVRNGKNRVETYEKITDQGIAKVNFIKNPGNIMVTLNLYAQKK from the coding sequence ATGAAGAAGATTCTATCAATTACACTGATGATGCTTGCCTTTGCCGCCGGCACATCGGCTCAACAACTCGAAAAGTTGTTCGAGAAGTACATGGAAGATGAACGGTTCAATTATGTCTATCAAAAAAAGCCGGGTATGGTAGAGAGACTGAACGATGCCGGAAGCCCCGATCTCTGGGTCTTCGAGAAATCGAACGCAAGCCTGGGACGCCGGATGCTCACACTAAATGGGGGGGAGAAGTCACTCGAGGAAAGCTTTACCCGGGAGGTGGAAACAGCTCTCAAAGCTGACAAGTACGAACAGGTTTCAATCGTGCGAAACGGGAAAAACCGGGTAGAGACATATGAGAAGATTACCGATCAGGGAATAGCCAAGGTGAACTTTATAAAAAATCCAGGCAACATCATGGTGACGTTAAATCTCTATGCCCAAAAAAAATAA
- a CDS encoding nucleoside recognition domain-containing protein produces the protein MSFFKDIVLPSIKKSGNTTLWLLKIILPISLLVRFLDYFGILAFVAQFLDPVFLHLGLPGSTAIIFITSIFLPLYAPLAIIMSMTVPLRELTILALMCQIAHSLPVESAIQAKTGTSFWSMFSLRVVVSILVGISLNHILPADMGMPLFVKIDAEAMTSIADVLLLWLKGSFQMSLLIFTIITSLNVLYKLLEQHNLTTKLSKAIEPLLRFFGLPASTGFLWLIGYIVGLAYGGALMIDQMSEGKVSRKDAELLNYHLAVSHSVIEDNLLFVALGVSIWWILGVRLLVAWIVVWLRRFLLKMKQKVHFPYRGEGVKQ, from the coding sequence ATGAGCTTTTTCAAGGATATAGTTCTCCCCTCCATAAAGAAATCGGGAAACACAACACTCTGGTTGCTCAAGATCATCTTGCCCATCTCCTTATTGGTCAGGTTTCTCGATTATTTTGGGATATTGGCATTCGTTGCACAATTTCTCGATCCCGTTTTCCTCCATCTCGGCCTGCCGGGGAGCACTGCAATTATATTCATCACCAGTATCTTTCTTCCCCTTTATGCTCCGCTGGCGATCATCATGTCGATGACGGTGCCCCTGCGTGAACTGACCATTTTGGCGCTGATGTGCCAGATCGCCCACAGCCTGCCGGTTGAAAGCGCCATTCAGGCAAAGACGGGAACCTCCTTCTGGTCTATGTTCTCGTTGCGGGTTGTTGTCAGCATTCTTGTTGGCATTTCACTTAACCATATTCTTCCCGCCGACATGGGGATGCCTCTTTTCGTCAAGATAGATGCCGAGGCAATGACCTCTATCGCCGACGTACTGCTCCTCTGGTTGAAGGGATCTTTCCAGATGTCGTTGTTGATCTTTACAATCATCACCTCCTTGAATGTTCTCTACAAGCTTCTGGAGCAACACAACCTGACTACAAAACTCTCCAAGGCCATCGAGCCGCTGTTGCGGTTCTTCGGATTGCCTGCAAGCACTGGATTTCTCTGGCTTATCGGTTATATTGTCGGCCTGGCATATGGAGGAGCATTGATGATTGACCAGATGAGTGAGGGAAAGGTAAGCCGGAAGGATGCCGAACTGTTGAACTACCACCTGGCCGTCTCGCACTCCGTAATCGAGGATAACCTGCTCTTTGTCGCCCTGGGCGTATCGATATGGTGGATTCTCGGTGTTCGGCTGCTGGTCGCCTGGATCGTAGTCTGGCTTCGCCGGTTTCTCCTGAAGATGAAACAAAAAGTCCACTTCCCCTATAGAGGTGAAGGTGTTAAGCAGTAA
- a CDS encoding IS5 family transposase codes for MTECLQNFKSNRGAPTKDARLVLGVIIIKHIMKTDDRGVIEMIQENPYMQYFLGLEAFTYEQVMTPSLLVSIRKRIDLDVFESLTDDLIRKGLKLKAGAKQEEADTVTKDDEDEDGDDHDDDPHPGNKGKLQMDATVCDADIKYPTDLDLLNESRQKAEELIDELCLKLGVQDKPRTYRRAARKEFLNVSKMKRKPANVLRKAIRKQINYLKRDVRIINKMLDTIKDEPIPFERRQLKYFFVIQHLLEQQETMYKKKSHQVEDRIVSIHQPHVRPIVRGKAKAKTEFGAKINISLLDGYARVDHFHWDAFNEGQDLQSQVERFRKLTGKYPELVQVDKIYLTRENRRFLKEKRIRYTGEPLGRKPAKEIKSKYQKRKERREAAERNQVEGKFGQGKRGYGLNDIRARLSSTSRSWIGAIIFVMNLIRHMRDIPLPYFVSLLQKLMIVRNINIYPLGPQMKLCA; via the coding sequence ATCACCGAATGCTTACAGAACTTCAAAAGCAACCGGGGTGCCCCCACCAAAGATGCCAGGCTTGTGCTGGGAGTGATCATCATCAAACACATCATGAAGACGGACGATCGCGGGGTGATAGAGATGATCCAGGAGAATCCTTACATGCAGTATTTTCTTGGTCTCGAAGCTTTCACCTATGAACAGGTGATGACACCGTCACTGCTGGTCTCTATCAGAAAGCGAATCGATCTGGACGTCTTTGAATCATTGACAGATGATTTGATAAGAAAGGGATTAAAGCTAAAAGCCGGGGCAAAACAAGAAGAGGCTGACACGGTTACGAAGGATGATGAAGATGAAGATGGAGATGATCATGATGACGATCCGCATCCGGGTAACAAGGGTAAGCTTCAAATGGACGCAACGGTCTGTGATGCGGACATTAAGTATCCCACAGACCTGGATTTGTTGAACGAAAGCCGTCAAAAGGCAGAAGAACTGATTGATGAACTGTGTTTGAAACTGGGAGTTCAGGATAAACCCCGCACATACAGGAGAGCAGCGCGCAAGGAGTTCCTGAATGTGTCGAAAATGAAGAGAAAACCAGCCAACGTGTTACGAAAAGCGATACGCAAGCAGATCAACTACCTGAAACGGGATGTACGGATTATTAACAAGATGCTGGACACCATAAAGGATGAACCGATTCCTTTCGAGAGGCGGCAACTGAAATATTTTTTTGTCATCCAGCATCTGCTGGAACAACAGGAGACAATGTACAAGAAGAAGAGCCATCAGGTAGAAGATCGCATCGTGAGCATTCATCAGCCGCATGTTCGCCCTATTGTCCGTGGCAAGGCCAAGGCCAAGACGGAGTTTGGAGCAAAGATCAACATCAGTCTGTTGGATGGCTATGCCAGGGTAGATCATTTCCACTGGGATGCGTTCAATGAGGGGCAGGATCTTCAGTCACAGGTTGAACGCTTCAGGAAGCTGACAGGGAAGTATCCGGAGCTGGTTCAGGTGGACAAGATATATCTTACCCGGGAGAACAGACGGTTCTTGAAAGAGAAAAGAATCCGCTACACCGGGGAACCACTGGGACGAAAGCCGGCAAAAGAGATCAAGAGCAAATACCAAAAACGTAAAGAGCGACGAGAGGCTGCAGAACGCAACCAGGTTGAAGGGAAGTTTGGTCAAGGCAAGCGTGGATATGGTTTAAATGATATCCGGGCCAGACTCTCCTCGACGTCAAGGAGTTGGATAGGGGCTATCATTTTTGTGATGAATCTGATCCGGCATATGAGGGATATTCCCTTACCTTATTTTGTCTCGTTACTACAGAAGTTAATGATAGTGAGAAATATAAACATTTATCCACTCGGGCCACAAATGAAATTGTGTGCCTGA
- a CDS encoding IS1634 family transposase: MGKRVIEIKAKNGTVYLYEDESYWDREKGYSTHKRTCIGKKGADGEAIYNTYYRNREKMHQLAAEVKKPNEVSNTTFVGETMILDKVTRDTGVSRVLTESFGENDARKIIALSYYQICRGKALSNAEDWLEQRGLGNMGLSSQRVSELLERLKQDKVNTFFQLWAGEHAEKGSQLFDLTSVSTYGKRNPYAEYGYNRDRENLEQINLALLTSCGSGLPMWYQVLPGSMSDKVILDQVLSMMKKMEVPRFTFVGDRGFYSDYNLELLSREGYKFTIPVPSNVAWQKKLIAEHRDTLVRPGNLIEQNGSIMYGKTIYKTTPAHGRTWYHLYFDPARKDKIIASFMQKLRALKDELEADKLVESHRTMYERYFIVKETPVRGRSVNYNDEAIQEFINSDSCYWVLISTSAKTAVQALEQYRERNGVELYFDDEKNLLDLRRLKNHSEQTIKGKIFVTFISLIILARLRKMVGQIDKKKRKHWSEQDMLRKVETYARVHFEGKYKDVYSTPTAAQRLVFDLLEIPYTFKGKERTSGREL; encoded by the coding sequence ATGGGAAAAAGGGTCATCGAGATCAAGGCGAAGAATGGAACGGTATATCTCTACGAGGATGAGTCATACTGGGACAGGGAAAAGGGTTACTCAACGCACAAGCGCACCTGTATTGGCAAGAAGGGGGCAGATGGTGAGGCTATTTACAACACTTACTATAGGAACCGGGAAAAGATGCATCAACTAGCCGCAGAGGTAAAGAAGCCCAACGAGGTATCCAACACCACATTCGTTGGAGAGACGATGATACTTGACAAGGTGACCCGGGATACTGGTGTTTCACGCGTTTTGACCGAGAGCTTCGGGGAAAATGATGCCCGCAAGATCATCGCGTTGTCTTACTACCAGATATGTCGGGGGAAGGCATTGAGCAACGCGGAAGACTGGTTGGAGCAGCGCGGTTTGGGGAATATGGGGTTGAGTTCACAAAGGGTATCCGAATTGCTCGAGAGATTGAAGCAAGACAAGGTGAACACGTTCTTTCAACTCTGGGCGGGGGAACACGCGGAAAAAGGGAGCCAGCTATTCGATTTGACCAGCGTGAGTACCTACGGCAAACGAAACCCTTACGCGGAGTACGGGTACAACAGGGATAGGGAAAACCTCGAGCAAATCAACCTGGCACTGCTGACCTCGTGTGGGAGCGGGCTGCCTATGTGGTACCAGGTGCTCCCCGGGAGCATGTCCGACAAGGTGATCCTGGATCAGGTGTTGTCGATGATGAAGAAGATGGAAGTCCCAAGGTTTACCTTCGTGGGTGATCGCGGTTTTTATAGTGACTACAACCTTGAGCTGTTGTCACGCGAGGGCTACAAGTTCACCATCCCGGTGCCGTCCAATGTCGCATGGCAAAAGAAATTGATCGCGGAACATCGCGACACACTTGTGCGCCCGGGGAACCTGATCGAGCAAAATGGGAGTATCATGTACGGGAAGACCATCTACAAGACTACCCCTGCTCATGGCAGAACCTGGTATCACCTGTATTTTGACCCCGCGAGAAAAGACAAGATCATAGCCTCTTTCATGCAAAAGCTAAGGGCTTTGAAAGATGAGCTGGAAGCAGACAAGCTTGTAGAATCACACCGGACGATGTATGAGCGTTACTTCATCGTCAAGGAGACCCCCGTTCGGGGCCGGTCGGTGAATTATAACGATGAGGCGATACAGGAGTTCATCAACAGTGACAGTTGTTACTGGGTACTGATCTCTACCTCAGCCAAAACGGCGGTTCAGGCACTGGAACAATACCGGGAGAGAAACGGTGTGGAATTGTACTTCGATGATGAGAAGAATCTCCTGGACTTGAGACGCCTGAAGAACCATAGCGAGCAGACGATCAAGGGTAAAATTTTCGTGACCTTCATCTCTCTGATCATCCTTGCAAGGTTACGAAAAATGGTGGGCCAGATTGACAAGAAGAAACGCAAACACTGGTCTGAACAAGATATGTTGCGCAAGGTGGAAACTTATGCAAGGGTTCACTTCGAGGGAAAATACAAGGATGTGTACTCCACACCCACCGCGGCTCAGCGACTAGTCTTCGACCTCCTGGAGATACCATACACCTTCAAGGGTAAGGAAAGAACATCGGGAAGAGAGCTGTAA
- a CDS encoding TIGR01212 family radical SAM protein (This family includes YhcC from E. coli K-12, an uncharacterized radical SAM protein.) — MQPAKPYRDFAEFLSQKFAFKVQKISINAGFTCPNRDGSKGRGGCTYCNNQSFSPGYGKPTKNVSEQLRDGIGFFSHKYPEMKYLAYFQSYTNTYDTIEKLTALYEEALAYPDVVGLIVGTRPDCMPGELLDYFEELGRERFLLIEYGVESTLNKTLERINRQHSWEESAEAIIKTAERGIPVGAHLILGLPGETYDDILRHADEISRLPLTTVKLHQLQIIRGTAMAKEYRLLPESFHLFELDEYVDLCVDFSERLNPSFYIERFASQSPPSLLIAPDWGVKNYELTDKVMKRFLKRETWQGRKFSVKDS, encoded by the coding sequence ATGCAGCCAGCCAAACCCTACCGCGATTTTGCAGAATTCCTCTCACAGAAATTTGCCTTTAAGGTGCAGAAAATTTCCATCAATGCCGGCTTTACTTGTCCGAACAGGGATGGGAGCAAGGGTCGCGGCGGATGCACCTATTGCAACAACCAAAGTTTCAGCCCGGGGTATGGAAAGCCCACCAAAAACGTTTCGGAGCAGCTGCGCGACGGGATCGGTTTCTTCTCGCACAAGTACCCGGAGATGAAATATCTGGCCTATTTTCAATCGTATACCAATACATACGACACGATTGAGAAGCTTACAGCCCTATACGAGGAGGCACTCGCGTACCCCGACGTAGTGGGATTGATCGTCGGCACACGCCCCGATTGCATGCCCGGGGAGCTGCTCGACTATTTTGAGGAACTCGGCAGGGAGAGATTTCTCCTGATTGAGTATGGCGTGGAAAGCACTCTCAACAAAACACTGGAAAGGATCAACAGGCAACACAGCTGGGAAGAATCGGCAGAGGCGATCATCAAAACGGCCGAACGGGGTATCCCGGTGGGTGCGCACCTCATTCTTGGGTTGCCGGGGGAGACGTATGACGATATCTTGCGACATGCCGATGAAATCTCCAGATTGCCACTGACAACCGTCAAGCTTCATCAACTGCAGATTATCAGAGGAACGGCAATGGCAAAGGAGTACCGGTTGCTCCCCGAGTCATTCCACCTGTTCGAGCTCGACGAGTATGTGGATCTCTGCGTAGATTTCTCCGAACGGCTCAATCCCTCGTTCTACATTGAACGGTTTGCCTCGCAATCTCCCCCGTCACTGCTGATTGCACCCGATTGGGGAGTAAAGAATTATGAACTGACCGACAAGGTGATGAAGCGGTTCCTGAAAAGGGAGACCTGGCAGGGACGGAAGTTCAGTGTAAAGGATTCATAA